One Flagellimonas sp. CMM7 genomic region harbors:
- a CDS encoding MraY family glycosyltransferase, with protein MYFLETACALFIGAFLLTYLTVPKIIGVVEYKRLMDNPNGRSSHTRKTPTLGGISFFYTLIFALFFIKERGLLGEAMYIIPGLTILFIVGLKDDMVVLSPGSKLIAQMLAIIFVLVNESFTIESLNGFLSIYEIPYYLYLVIAGFLMITIINSYNLIDGIDGLASIVGIVIMVIYTTIFYLSGEYFFALLSISMNACLMAFFGFNISSDKKIFMGDTGSLTVGFIISVLTLKFLALKPESYEGLPFLLENAPLIAISILIVPLFDTARVFTIRIANKKGPFSPDRNHVHHVLIDFWGLSHKQASFIIGCFNLLFVVLFIILGSKAKNLGMVIMLVSVVILLGYIFFKYNYNFTTLKQKILLKRKIDSLKKKTESSTKQKKKND; from the coding sequence TTGTATTTTCTAGAAACAGCATGTGCGCTATTTATTGGAGCTTTTCTGCTCACCTATTTGACAGTGCCTAAAATTATTGGAGTTGTTGAATATAAACGCCTTATGGATAATCCCAATGGGCGAAGCTCGCATACACGGAAAACACCAACTTTAGGGGGCATATCTTTTTTTTACACCTTAATTTTTGCTCTGTTTTTCATTAAAGAAAGGGGGTTGTTGGGAGAGGCAATGTATATTATTCCAGGTTTGACAATTCTTTTTATAGTTGGCTTAAAGGATGATATGGTTGTATTATCGCCAGGATCAAAACTAATAGCCCAAATGTTGGCAATTATATTTGTGTTGGTTAATGAAAGCTTTACCATAGAATCACTCAACGGCTTTTTAAGTATTTATGAAATACCATATTATCTCTATTTGGTAATTGCAGGGTTTTTGATGATTACCATAATTAATTCATACAATTTGATTGACGGAATTGATGGTTTAGCGTCAATAGTTGGAATTGTGATAATGGTTATTTATACAACCATATTTTATCTGTCTGGGGAATATTTTTTTGCTTTATTGAGTATATCAATGAATGCTTGTTTAATGGCCTTTTTTGGTTTTAATATATCCTCGGATAAGAAGATTTTTATGGGAGATACTGGCTCGTTGACGGTGGGCTTCATTATTAGTGTACTCACCTTAAAATTTTTGGCACTAAAACCGGAATCTTACGAAGGGCTACCCTTTCTTTTAGAAAATGCACCTTTAATAGCAATAAGCATTTTAATTGTTCCTCTATTTGACACTGCTAGAGTATTTACTATTCGGATTGCCAACAAAAAAGGGCCTTTCTCACCAGACAGAAATCATGTACACCATGTACTCATAGACTTTTGGGGATTGTCCCATAAACAGGCAAGTTTTATCATTGGATGTTTTAATCTATTGTTTGTTGTTCTGTTTATAATTTTAGGAAGTAAAGCGAAGAACCTTGGAATGGTCATTATGTTGGTAAGCGTTGTGATTCTGCTTGGTTATATTTTCTTCAAGTATAACTACAACTTTACAACACTTAAGCAAAAAATTCTTTTGAAACGAAAAATAGACTCACTCAAAAAAAAGACTGAATCTTCTACGAAACAGAAAAAAAAGAACGATTGA
- a CDS encoding WecB/TagA/CpsF family glycosyltransferase, producing the protein MEQVIESRLLNNKRTYAFISKNQFLEFIQDKKKILIALNAEKLNASNQSLNTIINENIGYPDGVGAVLALKKKGLKSTKIAGSEFWLDVIGTYHNSKSFYLLGSSQEVIEKTRLLLKNQYKNIDIKGYRNGYLREGEEKMIMQELKVSKPDIIFVAMGSPKQEFLMDRFMKEYPALYMGLGGSFDVYSGIKKRAPKVYQKLGLEWFYRLLKEPTRLSRQKNLVKFFFRIIFNNI; encoded by the coding sequence ATGGAACAAGTAATAGAATCACGTTTACTGAATAATAAAAGGACTTATGCCTTTATTTCCAAGAATCAATTCTTAGAATTTATTCAGGATAAAAAAAAAATATTGATTGCTTTAAATGCTGAAAAGCTTAATGCTTCGAATCAATCCCTAAATACTATAATTAATGAAAATATAGGCTATCCTGATGGAGTTGGAGCAGTGTTAGCGCTTAAAAAAAAAGGGTTGAAATCAACTAAAATTGCAGGCTCAGAGTTTTGGTTAGATGTTATTGGCACATACCATAACTCAAAATCATTTTATCTTTTGGGATCATCTCAGGAAGTAATTGAAAAAACAAGATTATTGCTTAAAAATCAATATAAGAATATTGATATAAAGGGATATAGAAATGGTTATTTAAGAGAAGGAGAGGAGAAAATGATTATGCAAGAACTTAAAGTAAGCAAACCAGATATCATATTTGTTGCAATGGGAAGTCCAAAGCAAGAGTTTCTAATGGATAGGTTCATGAAAGAATACCCTGCACTCTATATGGGGTTGGGAGGAAGTTTTGATGTATATTCTGGAATAAAAAAAAGAGCGCCTAAGGTATACCAAAAGCTTGGTTTGGAATGGTTTTACCGTTTACTTAAAGAGCCTACCAGGCTCTCAAGGCAAAAGAACTTAGTAAAGTTCTTTTTTAGAATTATATTTAACAATATTTAA
- a CDS encoding delta-aminolevulinic acid dehydratase, with protein sequence MFNTMPGIISKRKWPRIFITQLLKHSPLNFRKILGVEKGLNPKGIALFLTGYCNLYKISQDEILKEKITYLANKLIELQTTGYSGSCWGYNFPWQSRAFYQERYSPTVVVSCFAAYALLDAYEIVGDDNFLKIGLSSKDFVLNDLNRKYDEKGLIFSYSPFDNTEIINASLLGAKVLSRCYSYTGDKALIEIAKQAVLYASNLQEKDGSWPYGQLHYQNWVDSFHTGFNLEAIYDYQKYSGDNSFSSCIEKGLSYYMKNFIMDDGTPKYYHDEKYPIDIHCPAQYISTLITLEKNDPSIKKTLVWTLENMQGKKGYFYFQKKKFFKIKTPYMRWTQAWAFYAISKYLWLYGTSNRITFTE encoded by the coding sequence GTGTTTAATACAATGCCTGGGATTATTTCAAAAAGAAAATGGCCACGTATTTTTATTACACAATTATTAAAACATAGTCCGTTAAACTTCAGGAAGATTCTAGGGGTTGAAAAGGGATTGAACCCCAAAGGAATTGCACTGTTCCTAACGGGTTATTGTAATCTTTATAAGATTTCCCAGGATGAAATATTGAAAGAGAAAATAACATATTTGGCGAATAAGCTAATTGAATTGCAAACAACCGGATATTCTGGATCATGTTGGGGCTATAATTTTCCGTGGCAATCAAGAGCCTTTTATCAAGAAAGATATTCTCCTACGGTTGTTGTTTCATGTTTTGCGGCATATGCTCTTTTGGATGCTTATGAAATAGTCGGGGATGATAATTTTTTAAAAATTGGATTATCATCAAAAGATTTCGTTTTAAATGATCTTAATAGAAAATATGATGAGAAAGGACTTATTTTTTCTTATTCACCATTTGATAATACTGAAATAATTAACGCATCCTTGTTAGGGGCCAAGGTTTTATCAAGGTGTTATAGTTATACAGGCGATAAGGCTTTGATTGAGATTGCAAAGCAAGCAGTTTTATACGCAAGCAACTTGCAAGAAAAAGATGGCTCATGGCCTTATGGCCAATTACATTATCAAAATTGGGTTGATAGTTTTCACACAGGATTTAACTTGGAAGCGATTTACGATTATCAAAAATATAGTGGGGATAATTCTTTTAGCAGCTGTATAGAAAAGGGTCTTAGTTATTATATGAAGAATTTCATCATGGACGACGGTACTCCAAAGTATTACCATGATGAAAAATATCCAATCGATATTCATTGTCCTGCTCAATATATTAGTACTTTAATCACCTTAGAAAAAAACGACCCGTCTATAAAAAAAACCCTTGTTTGGACTTTGGAGAATATGCAGGGTAAGAAAGGGTATTTTTATTTTCAAAAAAAGAAGTTTTTTAAAATAAAAACCCCTTATATGAGATGGACTCAAGCATGGGCGTTTTATGCGATATCCAAATATTTATGGCTTTATGGAACAAGTAATAGAATCACGTTTACTGAATAA
- a CDS encoding O-antigen ligase family protein produces MRIRMGLSEKHNQEIFVLLSGLVIVTLPIKESLNSIAIILFLAFLSYNIIVVYRERKLKFNKHSLIFSLPFVYILIQFFYSEHEVYFRNLLRSITILLFPVGISLTTILFKASHKKILSILVYSALFFSFLLLLIAFYRQLVFSPDFSEINWYFFAYRDFVAPLGVHSSYMGMYNCLAFAVLLNEVIMRNKITKRTLSSLFLLMLVIFLTGSRISLLCLFVIFFYLMFTRFKKIDKKILTIFLLFLTIVPTVVFKTVPIAKERMIDMTFGLKEKYSYAIYGNNNNGEGTIAPRINYWKCALEITRNNILFGNGYGYTQKRLNNCYSSIGQHNYAILNYQTHNQYFNNLARGGIFSLVILFVVLFYPLFYSIRRRMPLYTSFLIIIILTCVTENILNRHFGIIFYGFFNSMFFFNHKSFANE; encoded by the coding sequence ATGAGAATACGGATGGGATTATCAGAAAAACATAATCAAGAAATCTTTGTGCTTTTATCCGGCCTTGTAATTGTTACACTTCCAATAAAAGAAAGCCTAAATAGCATTGCAATCATATTATTTTTAGCGTTTCTGTCATATAATATAATTGTCGTTTATAGGGAGAGGAAGTTGAAGTTTAATAAGCATAGCCTCATTTTTTCATTACCCTTTGTTTATATTCTAATTCAGTTTTTTTATTCAGAACACGAAGTGTATTTCAGAAACTTGTTACGGTCTATAACTATTTTATTGTTTCCTGTTGGGATATCTTTAACGACCATTTTGTTCAAAGCAAGTCATAAAAAGATCCTATCTATATTAGTATACTCGGCTCTATTTTTTTCATTTCTTCTGTTATTGATTGCCTTCTACCGGCAATTAGTCTTTTCTCCTGATTTTTCAGAAATTAATTGGTACTTTTTTGCATATAGAGATTTTGTGGCCCCATTAGGTGTGCATAGCTCTTATATGGGCATGTACAACTGTTTGGCTTTTGCTGTTCTGCTAAATGAGGTAATAATGAGGAACAAAATCACAAAACGAACATTAAGCTCCCTTTTTCTATTGATGCTTGTCATTTTCCTTACAGGAAGTAGAATAAGCTTGTTATGCCTTTTTGTAATTTTTTTTTATTTGATGTTCACACGCTTTAAAAAAATTGATAAGAAAATACTAACTATATTTCTTCTCTTTCTGACCATAGTACCAACTGTTGTTTTTAAAACAGTTCCGATTGCTAAAGAAAGAATGATCGATATGACTTTTGGTTTAAAAGAGAAATACTCTTACGCCATATATGGCAACAATAATAATGGTGAAGGCACCATAGCTCCTCGAATTAATTATTGGAAATGCGCACTTGAGATAACAAGAAACAATATTCTATTTGGAAATGGGTATGGTTATACCCAAAAACGGTTAAATAATTGTTACAGTAGTATAGGGCAACATAATTACGCCATATTAAACTATCAGACTCATAACCAGTATTTCAATAATCTAGCAAGAGGAGGGATATTTAGTTTAGTTATTTTATTTGTTGTGCTATTTTACCCTCTTTTTTATTCAATAAGGAGAAGGATGCCATTATACACTTCATTTTTGATAATAATAATTTTAACCTGCGTGACAGAGAACATTTTAAATAGACATTTTGGAATCATATTTTATGGTTTTTTTAATAGCATGTTCTTTTTCAATCATAAATCTTTTGCAAATGAATGA
- a CDS encoding glycoside hydrolase family 32 protein, with amino-acid sequence MKAAVLISDDYLGSWLNHLNTVFENQEIEIIIIDSPKKSLVKKLALKIDEKFFGKPKSLTKQPIDCNCIFIKWDCADDLLEGYDTIYNTTSLILKNDQFKNIYQFKVSGITNIRDAITYCTVDTHENITLSIDNRRMIFQTSLRPHSFSLSLNTDLILGAFLSLLFISNKKKSHFIKNEDNNQTKKAPTFLEYTKYAKRVIAKTFEKMLFNEQWIIGYNEHSYNNERINENNFKKLIPPKDRFWADPFVVYKNKKYFLFVEELVYKNKKAHLSVIQLNSDGTYSNPIKILEKPYHLSYPFIFDFQGKYYMIPETSANNDIQLYEAVNFPYEWEFKKVLIDNVKASDTTLLAYNNKWWLFTSIKHYDYGTYDNNLAVYYCNDFLNGDWVEHKINPIKQGISNSRQGGGFIKENGQLYRVSQNCSKRYGYGFNLNKVEILTENIFEEEKVYTYTASDLGKIRGIHTYNKLNNGFAVFDVLIKTRKF; translated from the coding sequence ATGAAGGCAGCAGTTTTGATTAGTGATGATTACCTAGGCTCGTGGTTAAATCATCTGAATACCGTTTTTGAAAATCAAGAGATAGAAATAATAATTATTGATTCCCCCAAAAAGAGTTTAGTTAAAAAGTTAGCTTTAAAAATTGATGAAAAGTTTTTTGGAAAGCCCAAATCATTAACAAAGCAACCTATTGATTGTAATTGTATTTTCATCAAATGGGACTGTGCAGATGATTTACTGGAAGGTTACGATACTATTTATAATACGACCTCTCTAATACTAAAAAATGACCAATTCAAAAATATCTATCAATTTAAAGTGTCTGGGATTACCAATATCAGGGATGCTATAACCTATTGCACAGTTGATACTCATGAAAATATAACATTATCAATTGATAACCGACGGATGATTTTCCAGACATCCTTAAGACCACATTCTTTCTCACTTTCTCTGAACACGGATTTGATTCTTGGCGCTTTCTTGTCACTGTTGTTTATATCAAATAAAAAGAAAAGTCACTTCATTAAAAATGAGGACAACAATCAAACAAAGAAAGCACCCACTTTTTTGGAGTATACAAAATATGCAAAAAGAGTTATCGCAAAAACTTTCGAAAAAATGCTGTTCAATGAACAATGGATAATTGGATATAATGAACATTCTTACAACAACGAAAGGATAAATGAGAATAATTTTAAAAAGCTAATTCCTCCAAAAGATAGGTTTTGGGCAGATCCATTTGTTGTTTATAAAAATAAAAAATATTTCCTATTTGTTGAAGAGCTAGTTTATAAGAATAAAAAGGCTCATCTTTCCGTTATTCAATTGAACTCGGACGGCACATACAGTAATCCGATAAAGATTCTAGAAAAACCATACCATTTGTCATACCCTTTTATTTTTGACTTTCAAGGCAAGTATTATATGATTCCCGAAACTTCAGCTAACAATGATATTCAACTTTATGAGGCCGTCAATTTTCCTTATGAATGGGAGTTTAAAAAAGTATTGATTGATAATGTAAAAGCTTCTGACACTACTTTGTTAGCATATAACAATAAATGGTGGCTTTTTACTTCGATAAAACATTACGATTATGGCACTTACGACAATAATTTGGCAGTTTATTACTGCAATGACTTTTTAAATGGAGATTGGGTTGAACATAAAATAAACCCAATAAAACAAGGAATTTCAAATTCTAGACAAGGAGGAGGTTTTATAAAAGAGAATGGTCAATTATATAGAGTTTCACAAAATTGTTCAAAAAGATACGGTTATGGATTTAATCTAAACAAAGTTGAAATACTTACAGAGAATATCTTTGAAGAAGAAAAAGTATACACCTATACCGCAAGTGATTTGGGAAAGATAAGGGGAATACATACTTACAACAAGTTAAATAACGGGTTTGCGGTTTTTGACGTTTTGATAAAAACAAGAAAGTTTTAA
- a CDS encoding GNAT family N-acetyltransferase — protein sequence MEIRIISKTETFSKLKEEWHSLEKTSSEMTVYCTFDYLYTWWKEIGINKGIRLCIICIYENSKIIGIAPLMIETKRIFGIRLKILKFLANADFHNFLLNKELGEQRIIRRVFDAIYSIEWDKLELSHISNKTSLTHFLLKSEQYNKKVEFLGENPILFLKNYDSFLIYKQLFFKKKINNYRNRLKKDFNVVFEVIKGDEKDILSKISKVHIERNQDGNKRKSLFEDTCRYNFVKEFYKECNRAMTFLIKTDDGTIVSYATCYSYYDTIYNWNTAFNPKFQKYSAGDLIYYEMINFFFEKESEIKKLDFGAGGYPWKFRMTNTFETTYKLNLNNKNFKKHHFLEIYDKVFKMGKIVLNKK from the coding sequence GTGGAAATAAGGATAATTAGTAAAACAGAGACCTTTTCGAAATTGAAGGAAGAATGGCATTCATTGGAAAAGACCTCAAGTGAAATGACAGTGTATTGCACTTTCGATTATTTATATACTTGGTGGAAAGAAATAGGGATTAACAAAGGGATTCGACTTTGTATAATTTGTATCTATGAAAATAGTAAGATTATTGGTATTGCTCCTCTTATGATCGAAACTAAGAGGATATTTGGCATTCGTTTAAAAATATTGAAATTTTTGGCAAATGCCGATTTCCATAATTTCCTTTTGAACAAGGAGCTAGGAGAACAAAGAATCATTAGGAGAGTCTTTGATGCAATTTATTCAATTGAATGGGATAAATTGGAATTGAGTCATATCTCCAATAAAACTAGTTTAACCCATTTCCTGCTTAAATCTGAACAATACAATAAAAAAGTTGAATTTTTAGGAGAAAACCCAATTTTGTTTTTGAAAAATTATGACTCTTTTCTTATTTATAAACAACTTTTTTTTAAGAAGAAAATCAATAATTATAGAAATAGGCTTAAAAAGGATTTTAACGTAGTATTTGAGGTTATAAAAGGGGATGAAAAAGACATTTTAAGTAAGATTTCGAAAGTTCATATCGAAAGGAATCAAGATGGTAATAAACGAAAAAGCCTATTTGAGGATACATGTAGATATAATTTTGTTAAGGAATTTTATAAGGAATGTAATAGGGCAATGACTTTTTTAATAAAAACAGATGACGGTACAATTGTTTCATATGCAACCTGCTATTCATATTATGATACGATATATAATTGGAACACAGCTTTCAATCCAAAATTTCAAAAATATAGTGCTGGCGACTTGATTTATTATGAAATGATAAATTTCTTTTTTGAAAAGGAAAGTGAAATTAAGAAACTTGATTTTGGAGCTGGAGGATATCCATGGAAGTTTAGAATGACCAACACTTTTGAGACCACATACAAACTAAATCTTAACAATAAGAATTTCAAAAAGCACCATTTTTTGGAAATATATGATAAGGTCTTTAAAATGGGCAAGATAGTATTGAATAAAAAGTAA
- a CDS encoding acyltransferase, giving the protein MNREANYKNSSSRLESIDFLRGIAAMSVVLYHLTHTSNLLDTNGLVYNLFKYGGGFGVCVFFVISGFILPYSMLRGGYSIKNFKSFFIKRIIRIEPVYVASIFLTIYVFYTASELPSEYWKFGDYRVDFTNFLLHFGYLVSFFKNQEWINPVFWSLGVEFQFYLIIGLIFPLLVYKRKLINFLWMSIFILLSWLLFVYFIKGTYLHYGGTALRVMPIFFIGIAIFQFKEKLIDKYSFAILLVVLFYICTTDYKWGDIAGVFFAVISIFLVRNPPKLFLFFGKISFSLYLIHVPLGGIMKLFIREHFESDFVRTLFTFLSILPIIAISYGFYKLIEEPSVIWSKKFRYSGNKDN; this is encoded by the coding sequence ATGAATAGGGAGGCCAATTATAAAAATTCTTCTTCAAGGTTAGAGTCAATAGATTTTCTTAGAGGAATTGCAGCTATGTCGGTAGTTTTATATCATCTAACGCACACAAGTAACTTGTTGGATACTAATGGACTTGTTTACAATTTATTTAAGTATGGCGGCGGGTTTGGAGTATGTGTTTTTTTTGTTATTTCTGGCTTTATTTTGCCCTATTCGATGTTGAGGGGTGGATACTCCATTAAAAATTTTAAATCCTTTTTTATAAAAAGAATTATAAGAATAGAACCGGTATATGTTGCCTCTATTTTTTTAACAATATATGTGTTTTATACTGCCAGCGAGTTGCCCAGCGAATACTGGAAGTTTGGGGACTACAGAGTAGACTTTACAAATTTTTTGCTTCATTTCGGATATCTCGTTAGCTTTTTCAAAAACCAGGAATGGATAAACCCAGTATTTTGGTCTCTTGGAGTGGAGTTTCAATTTTATTTGATTATAGGTTTGATTTTTCCTCTACTGGTTTATAAAAGGAAATTGATAAATTTTCTTTGGATGTCGATATTTATATTGCTTTCCTGGCTGCTATTTGTTTATTTTATCAAAGGAACCTATTTGCATTATGGCGGGACAGCTTTAAGAGTAATGCCAATTTTTTTTATAGGGATTGCCATTTTTCAATTTAAAGAAAAGCTTATTGACAAATATAGTTTTGCCATTCTTCTAGTAGTACTATTTTATATCTGCACTACAGATTATAAATGGGGCGATATTGCCGGAGTGTTTTTTGCTGTAATTAGTATCTTTTTGGTAAGAAACCCTCCCAAACTTTTCCTTTTTTTTGGAAAAATATCATTTTCTCTTTATTTGATTCATGTGCCACTAGGTGGCATTATGAAGCTTTTCATTCGAGAACATTTTGAAAGTGATTTTGTAAGAACTTTGTTTACATTTCTTAGTATTTTACCAATAATTGCTATTTCATACGGATTCTATAAGTTAATTGAGGAACCAAGTGTAATATGGTCGAAAAAATTCAGGTATAGTGGAAATAAGGATAATTAG
- a CDS encoding formyltransferase family protein, with product MKEPINKKILFLGYRPYLSSILYQLNGTPFLRENSIDIIFATPSSKSLFQSFKKIISGRKFMRALREFMIKTDNLIYANQKKEILKTIFPEKDLSFLNKKINISIFPFRGLENLDNLEEYDFLIVASFGIKIPKDIFNKPKGRTLNIHPSYLPGLRGGYPTYVEAFKNEIFSGTTIHYMESGWDNGDIVLQERYKVQNTPTNQKRMHLSASTASKMLNDLHKNGFQLTTIKQDKSKASYCHKIVRYKSFLGDIDQNLEGYVRANHSRSLYPFTYGFYRGFLVSILNIQLFSDNNESTGYKFFRKKNILFLKHNGKLYLVTEYIYKGKMHKHYEKAKNDLIV from the coding sequence ATGAAAGAGCCAATTAATAAGAAGATATTGTTTTTAGGATATCGCCCTTACTTGAGTTCTATTTTATATCAACTAAATGGAACTCCTTTTTTGAGGGAAAACTCCATTGACATTATTTTTGCAACGCCATCTTCAAAATCTCTTTTCCAATCCTTTAAGAAAATAATTAGTGGTAGAAAATTTATGAGGGCTTTAAGGGAATTTATGATAAAAACAGACAATTTAATCTATGCAAATCAAAAGAAAGAAATTCTGAAAACCATATTCCCAGAAAAAGATTTGAGTTTTCTTAACAAAAAAATCAATATTTCCATTTTTCCGTTTCGGGGATTAGAGAATTTAGATAATCTTGAAGAATATGATTTCTTAATTGTAGCATCGTTTGGAATTAAAATTCCCAAGGATATATTTAACAAACCTAAAGGGAGAACTTTGAACATTCACCCATCTTATTTGCCTGGTTTACGGGGTGGATACCCTACCTATGTTGAGGCTTTTAAAAATGAAATCTTTTCTGGAACTACTATCCATTATATGGAAAGCGGATGGGACAATGGAGATATTGTTTTGCAAGAAAGGTACAAAGTGCAGAATACCCCAACAAATCAGAAAAGAATGCATTTAAGTGCTTCTACAGCTTCTAAAATGTTAAATGATCTACATAAAAATGGCTTTCAACTCACAACAATCAAACAAGACAAATCAAAGGCCTCCTATTGCCATAAAATTGTTAGATATAAATCTTTTTTAGGAGATATAGATCAAAATCTTGAGGGGTATGTAAGAGCAAATCATAGCAGGTCATTATATCCATTTACATATGGATTTTACCGAGGGTTTTTGGTTTCAATTCTTAATATCCAGCTATTTTCTGATAATAATGAATCTACAGGATATAAGTTTTTTAGAAAAAAGAACATACTTTTTTTAAAGCACAATGGAAAATTGTATCTAGTAACTGAATATATATATAAAGGTAAAATGCATAAACATTACGAAAAGGCTAAAAATGATTTAATTGTATGA
- a CDS encoding glycosyltransferase family 4 protein → MMRILIIGPVPKKYGGSSFGGIATHIEGLSKELSDLDHEVFLWYHKPLKSSKSGNVIIEGNSLWKLGQFLPRFKFFSKGKFNYLSFKQKWILSFQYNRLKRILSKTDFDVIHIHSLHNTSSIALQEIDNVSTSYVITDHGFWNHNDIILNNEKGKIKLKNAIRGASKIIYISDLAEQKHEEIDLDQNGKLVKIKNPLQIVRKIPIRKTNKKKVVFFNGLTKSIEIKNLPILLNAIEISPMLYNSIELLVVANKAGLDYIKERSWNFEIRAYGKSTWPQIANFYASSDILVVPSKSDSFGLVYLEALMFGIPIIGLSTLINEFQNDFGTYIGEGIDSNHETETDLAEKILKVFDSEFDPQKILDLLEKKYGWNNNIQKFIATYERAN, encoded by the coding sequence ATGATGAGAATCTTAATAATCGGCCCAGTTCCCAAAAAATATGGTGGTAGCTCATTTGGTGGGATTGCAACACACATAGAAGGGTTATCAAAGGAACTCTCAGATTTGGACCATGAAGTATTTCTTTGGTATCATAAACCCTTAAAGTCAAGTAAATCTGGCAATGTGATTATTGAAGGAAATTCTTTATGGAAGCTAGGCCAATTTTTACCCAGATTTAAGTTTTTTTCAAAAGGTAAATTCAATTACCTTTCTTTTAAGCAAAAATGGATTTTGTCTTTTCAATATAACAGATTAAAAAGGATTCTGTCAAAAACCGACTTCGATGTGATACATATACACTCACTTCATAATACTAGTTCAATAGCCTTACAAGAAATTGATAATGTTTCAACTTCTTACGTGATAACGGACCATGGCTTTTGGAACCATAATGATATCATATTGAATAATGAAAAAGGAAAAATTAAACTAAAAAATGCAATAAGAGGAGCTTCAAAAATAATCTATATTTCAGACCTGGCTGAACAAAAGCATGAAGAAATCGACTTAGATCAGAATGGAAAGCTAGTAAAAATTAAAAACCCGTTGCAGATTGTTCGGAAAATACCCATTAGGAAAACTAATAAAAAAAAAGTTGTTTTTTTTAATGGATTGACCAAATCTATTGAGATAAAAAACCTCCCAATTTTATTGAATGCAATTGAAATCTCGCCAATGTTATACAATAGTATTGAACTGCTTGTTGTGGCAAATAAAGCGGGTTTAGATTATATAAAAGAACGTTCTTGGAATTTTGAAATTAGAGCCTATGGAAAATCCACATGGCCTCAAATAGCCAATTTTTATGCAAGTAGCGACATTCTGGTGGTGCCCAGTAAAAGTGATAGTTTTGGGTTAGTTTATTTAGAAGCCCTAATGTTTGGAATTCCAATTATAGGATTAAGCACGCTAATAAACGAATTTCAAAATGACTTTGGGACATATATTGGTGAAGGAATTGATTCCAACCATGAAACAGAAACGGATTTAGCTGAAAAAATCCTTAAAGTCTTTGATTCTGAATTTGACCCTCAAAAAATTTTAGATTTATTAGAGAAGAAATATGGATGGAACAATAATATACAAAAGTTCATAGCTACTTATGAAAGAGCCAATTAA